The region TCTATCACGAAGTGGTCGATTTCGTCAGGAAGATTGCATATTGGATATTGCGATAGCTTTGGAGATTGTTTATGGACTCGACGGCGGGGAAATAACACACAAACTTTCAACAAGAGCAGGATGGTACTTAGGCAATGACTACAAAGAACGGGATCAAATACGCGAGAAAATCAAACTATTCTACAAACTAAGGTCCTGTATCGTCCACGGAGAGAAAAAGAGTAGGGATTGCAAAAAAACCAATGCGTGACCGTGTAGACCTATACAATCAAGCTAAAAAAGTAGTACGGCAAACCATTTTAAAACACATTTATGAAGGGAATATACCCAGGGAAGACAATTGGAATAATATCGCTATGGGATCTGTCGCGGATTTTGTGTAACTGACTGTTTCATTTGATGGACATTCTATCTACGAGCATGATGACGAACTGGATGATGGCAGTTGTCCAGTTTGTAAACAGTCGTGTCCACCTTCGGGACGGATTGAGCAGTTTCCTAGCAAATGAATTACTTGGGTAACATCTCTAGTATTGATGATCTTGCGCAGTCCCCGGTTCATGGATACGACGGCATTAATCGTGTAATTGACTTGCATTCGTAAGATCTTCCAGTTCTTCCGCCTTGTAGGTGGCAGGTACCCATTCACGAGTCAGGTACGGCTTGTCGAATTCGTCCAACTGTAATGCATCACGGTACCATTTGGGTAACCCAGCTGTTGGCGGATTATCCGGATGGTAAATCGGCCCTTTATTCCACTGCGGCATCCCCTCTTCGGGCCAATGATCCTTGTCGTACTTCATCGGATACACCCACCAGAGTGAATTAAATGGTTCGACCAAGAATATCTCATCAGGAACGCAAGCGTGCTCAGACAGAAGTGCTGGCAGCTGATTCCCGATGAGATCGAATCTGGTGTGAGCCGCGTCCTGGCTTTCCAAAATCAGGACTGTTCGTGCTCCTTCAGCACCACACTTCGCCAACTTTGGAAACTTGGTAGAGAGAGCTCGACGTATCCGTTCTGTTCGAAAATTCTCCAGGTCTTCGGGATAATCAAGCACCGTTTGAACAAAGCCTGACTTTCGACCTACCACAGGCCCATTCCGCCACCTCAACAATTCGACAGTGCAGTTTACATCCGAGAGTTCGTCTTTGACGCTATCTTCCGGAAAACAGTAAGGGCTGATCGGGATGTTATAACAGTCGATGGGCAAAGAAAGTCCGGTTATCCTTTCGTACATAATCTGCGCACTGCTTCGGACCCATTCGGCAAGGTGCTTCAACGCCCTAACTCGCTTGTTTTTCCTTTTCGGTAGACAAACATCTATTGGCACTTGAAGCACGTAGTACATGGGACTTAGCAACCGACCTTCGAGAGATTTAATCAAGTACCTTCTAATCTCATCTACAGTTAGCTCGGTTTGGATATTGTTCTCGAAGGGCTCGATTATGGTGTGCTCAATTGCGTATTCCTGGTCGCCCAACTTTAGCCGTAATTCCACTGGAACTCCAACTCTATCCCTCTCTGGTAAACGGATATCTGATCGTTTCTCTCTGGTACGTCTTTCCATGGTCTTGATTACGGCATCACACGCTTTGCCCTCGTTTTTTGGCACATTTACCCGCGGTTTCTTGTATGTAGTCTCGTTGTTTTTCATCATTACCCAGTCTAAATGCAATTATCTGAATATCGCCGTAGGAAACTTCGAATGTGATCCGTAATAGCTGGCAAGCTCATGACTGTTTCACGGCTAAATGATACTTCGAAACCCCTTACTTGCGGTTTTCGGAGATATGTAGGAGAAGTGAAAGCGACTTCAAAGATAACTCCGCGAATGGCAGCCTCGCCGAGTAAAACTAAGGGTCTCTACATCATCGCACAGTCGTAAAACCCAGACAACGGAGACGATGGCGTATGCGTCCTTGTGGAATCAATCTACTTTGTGGATTTATCGAGGTAATCGATAGGGGATCGTCACCACGACCGGACCGCCAGCCTTGAAGTCTCGGGTGTTTCGAGTGACCAAGGACAGTCCTTCCTGTATAGCTATGGCCGCCTGTATCGCATCCGGAAGTTTCATGCCGTGGTGTTGTCTCAATCTTGCGGCGGCATCGGCGACTTCGGCGGTAACAGGTAACGCCGCAAACTGATCAAGAAGTTCGCGGGCCAACGGTTCCGATTCTGGAGGGAATCCAGCCAGCGTCTCCGCGCGGGTAATGACGGAGATCACGCAATCTCGACCGTGAGCGGTCAGAAACTCCGTCGCTGCATCAACGCCGTTGAAGTGGTCGATGACGATAACCGAGTCCAGCAGGTACCTCGCCATGACTCAATGCCATTCCTTGCGGATTCGCACCTGGTACTCGAGGCCGTCGCCGGACTGCCAGATGCCTGCCGTCTGTTCGAGTGCCTCATGCAATGAAACATCCGAGCCTCGTCTTTCCTTGGCCTGATATTCTCTGACTGCCTGACGAATCAACGAGGCTCTGGAGACGCGTCGCAGTGCAGCCTCTCGGTCCAGCCACGCCTTCTGCTTGTCTTCCAGGTTGATTACTGTTCTCACTAGTCCTTTGCTCATGGATACCCCTTTGGCGTTGTTTGGCGTTCGTCTCCAATTAAATAACGTTCATACGGTCACTACGTGCAAGTGAAAGCCACCTGCGTGGACATGGACATCTATGGCTATCTTCCGCGGCCATAGTTAAGCGATCCATCTGCTCGCAAAGATGCCGGCATGCTTCCCTTACGCCGATATGCCCGTACCCATGCTACGGCTCTGCGGTGCCGGGCAACTGCAAGGCGACGTCATCGAAGGTGTAAACAGAGGTCAACTCGTCTCCGTCGGACACCGTCTTTTGGGCCTTGCACACGACCAGGGCAGCGGCGAAGTCCGCCTCCGTCCTGCGAAATACCTGGAGGGCGCTCCAGACCACCTCGTCATCCTCAAAGCGCACGTTGGCATCTTGCAGCAGGTTGTTGACCAGATCGATCAGGTCGGTCCGGGTCGCATGATACCTGCGGCCGGCTAACGTCCACACCGTTTCCGCCAGAACCACGT is a window of Gemmatimonadota bacterium DNA encoding:
- a CDS encoding PIN domain-containing protein; the protein is MARYLLDSVIVIDHFNGVDAATEFLTAHGRDCVISVITRAETLAGFPPESEPLARELLDQFAALPVTAEVADAAARLRQHHGMKLPDAIQAAIAIQEGLSLVTRNTRDFKAGGPVVVTIPYRLPR
- a CDS encoding ribbon-helix-helix domain-containing protein; protein product: MSKGLVRTVINLEDKQKAWLDREAALRRVSRASLIRQAVREYQAKERRGSDVSLHEALEQTAGIWQSGDGLEYQVRIRKEWH
- a CDS encoding type II toxin-antitoxin system VapC family toxin; translation: MIAIDTNVLLRYLLRDDEAQAERARRVIEGGERVLNTDVVLAETVWTLAGRRYHATRTDLIDLVNNLLQDANVRFEDDEVVWSALQVFRRTEADFAAALVVCKAQKTVSDGDELTSVYTFDDVALQLPGTAEP